ttttaaacaggaagtacctccTAGTTGCAAGAAgccaaaaataaacagctgttactcagtcattctattggtcagaagtaacattctggatctgatacctttttctgaacatcttcttgctaatcctcgtttttaaaatattttttctatagTTATAGTTGttcaagttacaaactgaccaatcactgctgatACAACATGGTAACGGCGGAATcgcaaaaaaaaagggaaaaaaatgactgaatGGGTAAAGGCTCAAACAACTATCACCACATGTATATGACTTGTAACATAAACCACACTGTTGCTGGTCCTACATCGGTTTTAGCTTcttctttttatcattttttctatctatgttttttttgtgtattaatcTTTaatctttccatttttattgttattattttcctATGTCCTATGTTGCCGTCTTGCAAAgtaattaagaacatttttgagctataattttatataatttttgggTGAATTTTTCCAAACATTCAATTGAtatacaacaacaataaaatcaagTCAAAGGTTTACCCACTGTGTCCACTGGACCTGCAGCTTTGGTAAGCCTAATtctggcagaaaaaaataaaataaaaagactgagatacatttttttatccaGTAAAGAGGGAAAATATATCTAATTGGAAAATTCACTATTAGTTtcgaattaacccttgtgctatcctagatgaccccacccttacattgaggtgttctccctaccatgacaaaggtggaaagatttcatgtaatccatggacaccagtgaagatcacaaatcattgaagaaaaaaggttcagcgcactgtttagtgggtctagatgacccaactcccaatgttaaagtggctatgatagcacaagggttataaagaaaattaattgttaatattattatttttcctgcACTGTGCATCCAGTCCGGCAGGTGGCGGTGTTACACTCACAACAACGTTTCACATTTAAAGCGAAGAAGAAGAGTTTCGGCGCCAATTTTGTAAACAGCAGAAGTTTTAGAAGCTACAGACGGCTAGCAGTTGGTAGCTTtcatatttattacattttcctCGTTTTGGACCTCGGTTCCGACCTGCTGTCATGACTAATCCCAGTGGATATTCGCCGAGCTTCAAGCGTCCGGCGGAAATCCTCCGCATGAGGCGGAGCAGAGCTCGAAGCGTCGGCGGACTCCTCTCCCCGTCCAGCGGCCCGGACTCCTCCGAGAACCCCGGCCAGACTCGCTCCTCCCCAGGTGAGATCCGGCCGTTCTCCCCGGGCCCGCGCCTTCTCGGTCGGAACAGTCCCGCCCGGAAACGCAGAAATCCTTTCGCGAGCATCGAAAACGCGCACAGCCCGATAAAGAAGAAGCCGCTGGTTCTGAAGGACGACGGCGACTCGTTCTTCTTGGCGAGGAACTCGGACCTGGTTTCAGAGAACAAGTCCGTGGAATCGCGCTTGACAGACCGGGAAGGGTGTCCGTCCGGGAGCGACTCCAGCAGCGGTTCAGAACCGGACCGGAACCGGGACAGCCAGGTGCGTTTTAACTTGGACTTCCTGCTGCATTTACCAGCTTAGTTCAAAAAGTTTAGGAACACATACACGTCTAGTTATtcaatttggttttgttttgttttttcttacacaaTTTATGGTTACCTAAGAAAAAGCTTCATAATTGTTCATCCAAGCTGATACAACGCCTAGCAGGTGATTTTATTTGTGATCCACTGGAATGCACAGATATTCAGCCAAAATAACTGTCCTATTATTGCAATGTGTGTCTTTTCAAACTACTTGTTACCCTTTTTTAAACTATCCCTGGTAACTTGTTTACTGAGCCACTGAAATCTTGTTTATTTATCTATAgggatttcttttatttacttactttaGTAAACTTCTCCCAACCttattttatacatatattTGGTGACTTGTTTACATTTCTACTAATGTTTGTTAACTAATTGAAAGAAAATAGTTGACTGAATTAGTTTCcttgtttgatttgtttataTTTCACTAACTACCTGTTACCAGACTATTATTATACTgtattgttttgatttgatttgatttgatttgatttgaaatggtttatttcaagcaattaaatagaaataatacacaaaagcaatacaatcatcagttatacattcatacagtaactgaTCAagcttaggataattagacgtattaataaatattgcttgaactTGTGAATtagaaatatctttatttgtcattgtacatgtacaACGAAATTACAGTGACAATTGTGACTTGTGTACTTTTGTAATCGggttttgtttattctttttcttcacttactacattttatttatatgtttagTAACTTGTTAAATTGATTTTCgggttttattacttttttctttcttttttaaaattattcttttttattttaatatatattctaaatgtaaatattatttatttctcgACAGCTAATTGTATAAGGTAATTTTAGAGACTTGTTTACTTACATATTCTagggttttgtttatttatttttaactgctCGTTTACTCCGTTGTTATGGCGACTGTAGTTTTACTGTTGACGTCTAGATCAGCTCTGACAAGCAGCTGGGTTTTGACGCACATTTGTCAGGAGGGATCACGTGACCTCTGACCCGGCCCTGGGAGCCATCCCGCTCCTGGGCTTCATAAGGCTGAATCCTAACAGGAATTCCTGGAAAAGGAGCATGCTGGGAGCTCAGATGGACCAGCATCTGTGTGTCCGTGCAGAAGCTGAGCTTCTGAGGTTGAGGATTTTGGAAATGGCTTTGGCGGCGTGCGTCTGCGTGGATGACGCTCTAATCTAAGACTGCAGACCTTCAAGACACTTTTACACAAAGCAGGATGACACGAACACACTAAAATGCACAAAAGACCAAGATGTTTGTGctatttaaaggttttttgtattttaataacGAGCTTCCTCCTTTTACTTTGACCAAAAGTTTTCCCTTCGTGCTTCAGCTGGCCTgttttctcctgcaggagcgACTCCTCGACCAGGACTTTCTGAacgtggagcaggaagctgctgAAAGGCCTCTGCTCAAGGTCTGATGCCAGATTTGCCTTTTCTAGAAAACTCCACATCCCACCCGACATCTGAGGTGATTCCTCTGTCCCCCACAGAGCCCCCAGGCCATTGCTCCTGCCTCCATTGCCCCTCCCACCTGCAGGGAATACCCAGCAGACTGGAGTCTGAAAACCCGCCTCCTCTTCACCTCCCCGCTGTCGCTGACGTGGACGGAGCAGCCGAAGGCTCAGGAGGAGGCGGTGGGGCTCAGCAACAGCTGCAGAGCTCAGTTCAGCGCCCCCCCACTGAGTCTGCAGGTAcgaggaggtggtggtgggcGGGGAAAAGTGTGTGTTGTGGTCACCTGACGAGCGTCTGTGTGTCGGCAGGACCCCCAGTCCTGTTCGGACACCCGCTGCGCCTTCCAGCAGAGTCTGGTGTACTGGCAGCACCCGTCCCTGCCGTGGCTCTCCCTGTTCCCCAGGATCAATGCGGAGAGGAACTTCTCTGGGAAGGGCGCCCCCTGGGCTCACGATGCAGCGCTGCAGCAGAGCCTGATGAGGGAATGGTGAGGGCAGCACACCGAGCAAACTCCAGCCTGGAAGGGGGAACTCGGATCTACATCACACCTCTGTGTTTCTTCTTTTGTCAGGTCAGCCAGCCTGTCGTCTTTGTACAGCCTCCTCAAGTCCAAACGCTGTCCGTACTTCTACGTCTGCTCCTATCAGGTAGCGCTCCTTATCTTGACGTTTGTGGCGGGAAAGCCCTTCCTGTCTGATCTGTCTGCCGGCTGTTAGTTCACAGTGCTGTTCAGAGCCGCTGGCCTTGCAGGCTGCGACAGCATCACCGCAGTGGTTTCTCCTACGACTCTGGGGCTGAGAGAAGCCATGAAGGCTGAAGGTGAGCCGTCTTTCCTCAGCCGTTTTTCCTCCTCCCTTTCCAAGGATGTTTCCTTACCTCCACGTTCATCTGTTTCCCACCCAGGGATTGAGTTCAGTCTTCCTTTAGTGAAGGTGAGGAAGAAGCGGCTGGACCTGCAGGACGGACTTGACGAGGAACCAAAGCGGGCGTGAGTGTTGATCATCTTTAGCTCTTCATTTCTGTCTCATGTCCGATTGACACTGATCCGTCTGTGGGGCGTCTCTCTTGCGTTTTGAGTCCGTCTCACTGCCGtcagtttttttctgtacatCATCTCTGTTGGATCTGAGATCTCTTCCCCCTGGATTAAATGCGTGGTTTGTCCCACTGCACTTCTGTTATGAGTAGTTGGTCCCTTCAGGCCATCTGTGTCTGGAGCTGCTGTAGGGTCGGGAGATTaacccattcatttgaatttgttgttagatgatttatttttgggAAATTGGGATTTTATTTTCCGTTGTTTGTAGTAAAGGGCAGATGCAACAAGGAAAGAGGGGCTACTTTGcaaggctggaaaaaaaaaacccactagcGTCACGCGCCGCGAGAAGCGCCCCCACCAGATAACTTTTGTTAATAATTTTTTCCTCATTTgcaatttttgttaaagaaatgtaCAGGAGGGAGAAAAATcgattaaagtaaaaaaaaaaatcgaaattGGGATAAAAAATTCAGAGATTTTACTTTTTGGCCATATCGCCAGCTCTAGGCTGCTTTGTGAACAGATTGATGTTTACtagagctgcacgatatgaggatattagtgatcaatgttgccatgacgatataacttgctaTACATGAAGAAATGGCTAAACAACCAAAAAATTCGTTTCCATTTCAGTTTAATGTAAATAGGAGTCAACATATCTTAAATTATACTTCACGTGACCCTCGTCTATGgtggcgaacatctaacataatggGGCTCTAtacaattggtcaaatgcataaagggattgatttgattcgttaaatacttcaaccTATCatcagattgttttagcacatttattgTTACCATTTACTGCAATTTTCCCAGACTTTTGTGATATACtaattgcacagcttgatattaagataacgataaatttgcgatttattgtgcagaccTAACATTTCCTCTCATTCACCTTTATGCTCCGCCCACTTTCCCTCATCTTTAAGTGTCTGTTTTAACACGTTTATTGTTGATCCTAAAGGATCAGTCGGCCTCCTTCACCTAGTTTCCATCCAATGTTCATGGTGAGACCACCTGCCTTGACTGAGGCATCTGAATGGTCCCTTTATAACTGGAATAAGTTGCGATGAGTGTAGTGATGCAAAAGTACTTTACCATCGTATATATTacacaacaaaagcaaacatggTACAGTCTGTTATAACCGGTTACTGATGTTCTATGGGAACGTGAAggtaaacagttttgtttttctccaacgTTGAGAGAAATAACAAAAGTCGCCAACTGACGTAAACATTTCAATCATGAAACATACGTAGAAAAGGACTGAAAGTCTGCAGACGTGTGTATGAAGGTAATATGCCTGCTTTAAGATGGGTACGCCCTCCAACAGCCTCCAGctgaaaatttgaataaaaaatggtgcaacattttagaaaactttTTGCAGCTTCAGATTTTCTGTGCAGCAACAATCACAAAGGGTGTGTGGAGGGACTCCTTgttaaaacaatagaaaatagGGGTGGATAAAGTCAAGATCTTTAACCGTCACGGAGAAGGGGGTTAGTTTTAGCTTATTCCTGAGACtaaatggaaatgcagctattTTCCTCATGATTTGATTGGGATTTGCATGATGATCTGACATGCAGGTGTTTGAAGGAGctggaggctgaaggaggaggaggaggagaaggggatGATGAAGACGACAGCTTCCAGTGGCTGAAAGAGATGGGGGTCCAGGATAAGATAAAGAAGCCAGATGGGATCACGATAAAGCTGTATCCTTCACGTCGAGTACAGTTTGTTCTAACTTTTGGTGGCCATTGACCAATCTGACCACAAACCGTGTGCCGAACTGGAAAACATCCATTGGCTTTAGCAGACAACTGGTGGTTCAAGTACTACCTAAGACTGAATAGGAGAAGCAATGAGTCCTTGGTTTTTTGGCGCACCTTGGACTGCATCATTTGGGGAGGCCGCCAATACAAAACCCACATATCCAGAGCTACTTCCTTTCTCTGAAGACAAAGGAGTCATAGAAAAGGTCATTtgagaaacatatttttttgtatcttcTGAACCCTTTTAATCCACAGTAATCAGCAGTAGTGGGGCTTTGATGTCACGTAGCTCTTGGCAGGAGTGGACAGGCCTGCTGTAATCCAGACCAGCTGCAACAGTTTGTTGTAATGATTTCTGATGTCAGCACTCGGCTCTCTGTatacagaaacagaaaattcaGGAGCGTCCAAACATTTGGACGGACATGGACCGCCACCGTAACGTAGTGGTGGTGGCGAATCTGAATGATGGTGGACAGTCCAATGGTGGACTGCTCCAAGACGACAAGCCAAACTGATTCTATGTTCACACCTGCATCGGCATTGGGCGTTTAAACAACCATTTCCaacgaaaagtctatgtaaacgctcATAAGTGGATTTTGGGCTTCTGAGTTCAAAACGTTTACGTTCATGCGGCAAGTTTTAGGTCTGTTCTCTGGCTATTTGAATATCGGATTAGAGTTTATAAAGAAAAGGCacggagcaagattcaccagatttacaccactttgacatttaggacaaaacctcttccaactgtagctgCATGCGCTAATATCACGTAGCGAATGGCTAGTATGAACACCATATTCTaaaagtgcattcaagaacTCACGACATATACCTGGTGTGTATGTAGCATAAGAGAAGTCTGCATGGAGACTTTCAGTTTATCTTGTCTGGACTGACGGCACCAGGGTCCCATCCTGGAGCCAGGACTGGGACTGGCTAAGCACCTGGTGGCTAGGCCCCCTGGGTTTTGGCTGAGCTTGGCCCAAAAACATAATGGGGGATGACTTTCCGGTAGCAAGGGGGCTGGTGCAGTTTGGTTACACCCCTCCTTCATTGCCTCAAACCCGTCTTGAATCGTCTCTAAATGAAAGGATTTCGTTCCGTCTTCTTGACCACTCCCCTCAGTCAAAAGGACGCTCACAGTTTGTCCGTGGACCACAGGCCAGAGTCGGTGGTGTGTGTGGAGGGCTCACACACCTTCACTCTCATCAACTTCCTCATCAACTGTAAGAGTGTGGTGGCGTCGACCGGCTCACAGGCGGGCTTACCCCCCACGCTGCTGGCCCCCACAGCTTTCAGAGGGGCCACGCTGCACACGCTGAAGGTCAGTGTTCTTCATGTTTGCTGCCACCaaacaaaacataattcaatgTTTATCTGAGCAAACAAGAACATGAAgctttttaaatgatatttatgaattttttttttttatttcatgaggACTTAACGTATTTTCCATAGTATAAGAAGCAGGAGACCAAAAAAACCCTCATATAAGCCATCTGAAATCTAAGTCGCACTTCTGGGAGAATTGTGTTAGACTCCTTAACATATCTGACAAATGCTGCATTCTCACCCAACGCGATTCAGGTTTATTTGAAAGAGTTCTACAAAAACATCGTTAATTACGTCTCCATGTCAGGGTTCATGATcattaagcctttttttttaaccccgcTTTTTGAGCGGACTTCGGTTTCTATGTGACCCGCTTAAATAACTTTCTTTCCCTCATTAAGCTGAGggagaaaatggaaacaaaaatattgacTCATTTCAAATAAGATGTTTTGTCTTAATTGTTTTGaggatttcttcttcttctaggTTTCTGTTAGTAGCAAATTCTTATGCACAAACCAACAGCCTCCAGCtgaaaattttaataaaaaaaatgttggaactATTTAGAATACTTCATGCATTGATTGTTTTGAGCAGCCCTTCTGGGTTGCTGTTAGTAGCAGATTCGTATACACAAACCTACAGTGCCCCctagtggttgttagtgggaaacgACCGCTAAAGGACAACCTGTTGTCAGTGGAAATAGAATGGCCTGATTTAAGTTCAAATGTATCCGATATAAGTTGCttctgagtataagtcgcacccatGGCCAatctgaaaagacaaaaaaaaaacaacaacaaaaaacgcaatttatactctgaaaaatacgGTAACTGTTTAGCAAAACTGCTTAGATTAGGGGAGAAAAAAGCagaatcattttatattttcctttAGCGCCATCTTTTGACTTGTTTCCCCAGAGCCGCAGTGTGAATGTAAAGAACCAGGTCAAGTCTGGATTTCAAAACGTCAGCAGCCTTGAAATTGCAGGTAGGCTGATGCCCCATTTGCtcctcatttttgtattttctctctcttttgtcTTCATGATGGTTGTTTTATCGGCAGCTCTGGTTTTcagtttcttgttttctttgtgcTGCAGGACCAGTTCTGCCCTCCTCCCTTCACGCCATCATCGGCCTCCTCCGTTCTGCACAGAAGGGGAACTTCTCCGTCTCTCTGTACACGCACGCCCCAACGGCGGTGATGAATGTAAACGCCTTTGAACATAAAGTAAGAAGATTACAGGTCGCCACACCTCCAGGGAGTCCACTAGAGAAAGAACAGTTAAACGCCAACCTGACTAAGATCCAGAGAATGCAGAGTCTCAAAGATCAAAATCCATgaaggaaaaaatgcattttagatgTAGAGAATATCTGATGGGTGAAGCCCATTGACTGAATGTGTGAACTGGAGTGAGtaaagccttgtttccactgaacGGTAGAGTATTTTGAGCATTTCCATTgtaaaatggacccattaaaTAGTACAGAACCGTAcctcttttgggggggggggtccattgAAAAATGGAACGGAACAGTTTGTTTGGAGCTGCTGTAGCCACCCATTGATTGGAAGCAAGTGATGACGACATAAGAAAGCACTAGTATAGTGCTAATGTAAGCTATTATTTCCAATGTTTGTCAGCATTCGGGTTTTTGCGATTTCCTGTGTACTTGTTCGGTCATGAGTCCATATTGAAAATGCCTGTAAAAACAAGCATGGCCTGCTCTGCGGTGGAACTGGCAATGGTCTTTGCAAACCTTGGCGACAGTGTGATGCAGGGTGAGCTTGAGGGATTCTTGTTGCTTTTCCAGTCGTTGCACGCTAGCGGTCTACACCACCAATGCGCATTGAAAACATACCGCTCCGTGGAAGCGAGGCTTAACTCAGTGGAAATGCTTGCCAGAATTACCTTCACTGTACCGTACCACCATTTACCGTACCGTATGGGACgcgaccgctcagtggaaacgaggcttaaGTGGGATGTCATTCAAAGAAGATGGTTTACTTTGGCTCCAAGAAATTGAAggcaattcagttgccatttccccccaaaattggcaccatgttggaaccagacgatGTCAGTAAGCGCTGATTGATTCGCGTCTCTCTGGGTCATCATTTTAATAGCAACCATTCTCACCAAtcaagagtgagcttgttggaaggccacaacACTTCTGCTTGAAAGGGGCCCACACGGAATCTATCAACTACAAAAAGAATTATCAAGAAACAAACGAGGATTAcaagaatatgtttaaaaataggTATCAGAttaaaaatggttattctgaccaataaaatgactgaataatagcTGTTGATTTCTCTATAAgatttgagtgtcttgaaaccAGCAGGTACCTTCTATTTGGAACCCCCAGGGgcgaggagtcactcagtccagttctcagatacagtcatgGATGAGAGCAGTGACCCAGCAAGATCACGATGTTCTTATTAACCACATCCAATACAAATGCTAGAAATGGTCAAATCCCAGAAACTCCTGAGTGCATCACATGGCATCTCTACATGAACATGGatgggggcggggttactcGCAGCAGTGGTAAAGCAGGTGCGCACTTTGGTTGGACTCCTAAATAACAAACATGTTTCACTaggttttcttaaaaatgttacaaaagtaTTGGACCGGGACTCAATAttggcagaaaaacaaaataaaatgagtgGAAATTGGAATGGGGCACAAAAACTTGGATTAGGACATCcctagttgccatagaaatgactCCTACCgattctgaccaatcactgcttactgccGACATTTGGCTCCAACTTAGTCGCGTTCATATAGCTAAATATGGCGACTACATTGGCTAAATTTCCTATAAACGGATAATAGACCAGTTTCTATGGGTGTTGTCACACTCACTACAGTTCTCGTATACAGTAAACAGTCTTGACCAAAAAGGTCATTGGTCTGTACTTATCTGAGGAAATGCAGCCTATGGTTCATTTATTGAGGTCAACCATTAGCTTGGTTGGAGATTCTTCTCTGGAATCCGAACCTCTGCTTCACTGAAAGCCCAGTGGGATCAGTTGGGTGCGCTGTTCTGGCCTCCTGAACCAGCATAGCCCCTTTTGCTGAATCAATAAACTTTTGCCTTCAAAGTCAACAGCTGAGTgtaataaaatgctaaatatgATTAACGATCAAGTCTTGTCTGGTCTGAGACTGTTGCGCTTGGGTTGTTTGCAGGACACCACAGTGGATCTATCAGGCATCGGCCTGCCCCCCACCTCGGTGGACCAGTTGCAGCAGCCCCCCAGCTTAGGCCAGTCTGCCCTCTCTCACATCTCCATGAACGACTACAGTTACAGCTGGAGGAGCTGACTGGAGCCATGGTGGGTCATCCGGTAGTCCAAACTCCAGAAGACCAGATTCTTTGGATCTTTAAGGACTAAATGAGAAGACTTGTTCTATATTCACAAACTTTCATTGATGGAATAGTTTCAATAaattcttttaactttttttatgctTATTATATAAGTGGATAAGTAAAATAATGGACTACTAGGTCATGTGGACAGCGTAGGAATACGAGGTAGTGATGTGGTTGAAGTAACATCATGAAGTTATGGCCGCCTGATCGATTCATGACCATGAAGGCTCACTCAAAAGCCCATCTACAGTTACTTAAGTAAGGGACCATGACCTTTGAGGTGTCCGTTATTGGAAATTCACGATAATCTCTCATAATAAACGCCTCACTTAAGAAATCACCTATtagtaatttaatatttttacagtTAATATCTTTCATAAGTACCAGACTATTTGATATGTGGTGTGATGCGTCATCATGGTAACAACTGCAGAACCTACCtcttgctctgctgctgctagTGTAAATCAGGAATcctttaatgtcattgttatAGTAGAAGCTTGTAACAACAATCACCTGCTGTTTGgacaatataaaataaaataatttaaatatatatatagagagagagaataAAAAGAGTAGAACAATAAGGAGAATTTGAGGAACTATGGATACATACATGTGTTGCTCATAACCATTATTGCACTTCCAGTAAAATGCTAAATATTGCATATGACTGGTAAACagttgttagtttttttgtaaAGCTCATATTGTTAGAAATTGGACTGCTTTGGGGAAAAACTGTTCTTGAGTTTATTGGTGTGAGCCTTGTGTAATCTGTACAGCCGGCCTGGTGGTAGCAGTCGGAACAGGTGGTGGTTGGGATGGTGGGATGTCCTCTAGGCTGGGCAGGGATGAGCCCAGGATCATGTAGTTTGGTAGCTCACCATCAAATGGAAGATCAAAgatggtacaaaaaaaaacctgaacgaTGAGCAAGACTTTGGGGTTAGTTACTATAAACCCAATGGAAGCATTGAGGCTTTCAAGTGTTTCTGGCGTCCTGGTATGGCCACAGCAAGAGAAacagcaggaagcagcaggcAGGAAGTGCACCCGCCTAGCGGGACTTATATGCACATTGGCCCTTTCACAATGAGGCCAGGTGTTCACACTTAGTCAGATTGCAAGGGGTTACACTGGGCCTTCCCTACCACCGCTGTGGTGTTTTCAATCCAGGAGAGGTCCTTGGTTGTTTACGTAGCCTAGCAGCC
The sequence above is drawn from the Oryzias latipes chromosome 2, ASM223467v1 genome and encodes:
- the donson gene encoding protein downstream neighbor of Son: MTNPSGYSPSFKRPAEILRMRRSRARSVGGLLSPSSGPDSSENPGQTRSSPGEIRPFSPGPRLLGRNSPARKRRNPFASIENAHSPIKKKPLVLKDDGDSFFLARNSDLVSENKSVESRLTDREGCPSGSDSSSGSEPDRNRDSQERLLDQDFLNVEQEAAERPLLKSPQAIAPASIAPPTCREYPADWSLKTRLLFTSPLSLTWTEQPKAQEEAVGLSNSCRAQFSAPPLSLQDPQSCSDTRCAFQQSLVYWQHPSLPWLSLFPRINAERNFSGKGAPWAHDAALQQSLMREWSASLSSLYSLLKSKRCPYFYVCSYQFTVLFRAAGLAGCDSITAVVSPTTLGLREAMKAEGIEFSLPLVKVRKKRLDLQDGLDEEPKRACLKELEAEGGGGGEGDDEDDSFQWLKEMGVQDKIKKPDGITIKLQKDAHSLSVDHRPESVVCVEGSHTFTLINFLINCKSVVASTGSQAGLPPTLLAPTAFRGATLHTLKSRSVNVKNQVKSGFQNVSSLEIAGPVLPSSLHAIIGLLRSAQKGNFSVSLYTHAPTAVMNVNAFEHKDTTVDLSGIGLPPTSVDQLQQPPSLGQSALSHISMNDYSYSWRS